Proteins from one Streptomyces sp. NBC_00390 genomic window:
- a CDS encoding roadblock/LC7 domain-containing protein — MPEAPEHRSADAPAYSQPDLGWLLDELLAKTENVRQAVLLTADGLAICASRGMPRRDIDHLAAVCAGFHSLANEAGSRFGAGDVRQTMVMLDDAYLFVTPAGDGSRLAVLSDFATDVGQLAHEMSLLVTKVGRHMAVPARSGGQADDADL; from the coding sequence ATGCCTGAGGCACCCGAGCACAGATCCGCCGACGCGCCGGCGTACAGCCAGCCGGACCTCGGCTGGCTGCTGGACGAGCTGCTGGCCAAGACCGAGAACGTCCGCCAGGCCGTGCTGCTCACCGCGGACGGCCTCGCGATCTGCGCCTCCCGCGGCATGCCTCGCAGGGACATCGACCACCTGGCCGCCGTCTGCGCCGGGTTCCACAGCCTTGCGAACGAGGCGGGTTCCCGGTTCGGCGCGGGCGACGTGCGGCAGACCATGGTCATGCTCGACGACGCGTATCTCTTCGTCACACCGGCCGGCGACGGCAGCAGGCTCGCCGTGCTGTCCGACTTCGCAACCGACGTCGGCCAGCTCGCCCACGAGATGTCCCTGCTGGTCACGAAGGTGGGCCGGCACATGGCCGTACCCGCGCGATCGGGCGGCCAGGCCGACGACGCAGACCTCTAG
- a CDS encoding GuaB1 family IMP dehydrogenase-related protein, with product MRFLNDLKPPYDLTYDDVFMVPSRSAVGSRQDVDLSSPDGTGTTIPLVVANMTAIAGRRMAETVARRGGLVVIPQDIPIEVVTDVITWVKSRHLVLDTPIVLTPHQTVADALSLLPKRAHGAGVVVDDEQRPVGIVTDVDLAGVDRFTQLSEVMSRDLLLLDADIDPREAFNTLDAANRRYAPAVDAGGRLAGVLTRKGALRATLYSPAVDAAGTLRIAAAVGINGDVAGKAKQLLDAGVDTLVVDTAHGHQESMISALKAVRGLDPHVPIVAGNIVAAAGVRDLVEAGADIIKVGVGPGAMCTTRMMTGVGRPQFSAVLECAAEAKKFGKHVWADGGVRHPRDVAMALAAGASNVMVGSWFAGTYESPGDLQQTADGRLYKESFGMASARAVRNRTSEESSYDRARKALFEEGISHSRMFLDPDRPGVEDLIDSIIAGLRSSCTYAGARSLEEFAENSVVGIQSAAGYAEGKPLHASWS from the coding sequence TACGACCTCACGTACGACGATGTGTTCATGGTGCCGAGCCGTTCGGCCGTGGGTTCCCGCCAGGACGTGGACCTTTCCTCCCCCGACGGCACCGGCACGACCATCCCGCTGGTCGTCGCCAACATGACCGCCATCGCGGGCCGTCGGATGGCCGAGACGGTCGCCCGCCGCGGTGGCCTCGTCGTCATCCCCCAGGACATCCCGATCGAGGTCGTCACCGATGTCATCACCTGGGTCAAGAGCCGCCACCTGGTGCTCGACACCCCGATCGTCCTGACCCCGCACCAGACCGTGGCCGACGCGCTGTCCCTGCTGCCCAAGCGCGCGCACGGCGCGGGCGTCGTCGTGGACGACGAGCAGCGGCCCGTCGGCATCGTCACCGACGTCGACCTGGCGGGCGTGGACCGCTTCACGCAGCTGTCCGAGGTCATGTCCAGGGACCTGCTGCTGCTCGACGCGGACATCGATCCGCGCGAGGCCTTCAACACGCTCGACGCCGCCAACCGCCGCTACGCGCCCGCCGTTGACGCCGGAGGCCGTCTCGCCGGTGTGCTCACCCGCAAGGGCGCGCTGCGCGCGACGCTGTACTCCCCGGCCGTCGACGCCGCGGGCACGCTGCGCATCGCCGCCGCCGTCGGTATCAACGGCGATGTGGCGGGCAAGGCCAAGCAGTTGCTCGATGCGGGCGTCGACACCCTCGTCGTCGACACCGCGCACGGCCACCAGGAGTCGATGATCAGCGCGCTGAAGGCGGTGCGAGGTCTCGACCCGCACGTACCGATCGTCGCGGGCAACATCGTGGCCGCCGCGGGCGTACGCGACCTCGTCGAGGCCGGCGCGGACATCATCAAGGTCGGTGTGGGCCCCGGAGCCATGTGCACCACCCGCATGATGACCGGCGTGGGCCGGCCCCAGTTCTCCGCCGTTCTCGAATGCGCCGCCGAGGCGAAGAAGTTCGGCAAGCACGTCTGGGCGGACGGCGGAGTGCGCCACCCGCGCGACGTCGCCATGGCCCTCGCCGCCGGCGCGTCCAATGTGATGGTCGGTTCCTGGTTCGCCGGCACGTACGAGTCTCCTGGCGACCTGCAGCAGACCGCCGACGGGCGGCTGTACAAGGAGTCGTTCGGCATGGCCTCCGCGCGCGCCGTGCGCAACCGCACGAGCGAGGAGTCGTCCTACGACCGGGCCCGCAAGGCCCTGTTCGAGGAAGGCATCTCCCACTCGCGGATGTTCCTCGACCCGGACCGCCCCGGCGTCGAGGACCTGATCGACTCGATCATCGCCGGTCTCCGTTCCTCCTGCACGTACGCGGGCGCCCGCTCGCTGGAGGAGTTCGCCGAGAACTCGGTCGTCGGCATCCAGAGCGCCGCCGGTTACGCCGAGGGCAAGCCGTTGCACGCCAGCTGGAGTTGA
- a CDS encoding amino acid permease: MLDHGAAPPATEPPPLKAQGLATRLMRRKPVEQLVSEGGQGEGGALRRSLSMWQLTMISIGATLGTGIFVVLGEATPLAGPAVAISFVIAGLTALFSALSYAELAGSIPVSGSSYSYSYATMGELVAWICGWCLVLEYGVSVAAVAVGWGEYLDELLAGTIGVTIPEAVAAPLGEGGFINLPALVVVLLAMVFLMGGAKESARVNTIMVVVKIVTLLLFIGIGFLGIKAGNYAPLAPLGVTGISAAAATLFFSYIGFDAASTAGEEARNPKRDLPRAIMLSLLIVTVLYCLVALVAVGAMPWENFEGTEAALAQIMKDVTGQSFWGVVLAAGAVVAIASVVFAVLYGQTRILFAMSRDGLVPKVFARVNPRTGAPRANTVIVSLFCGILAAFIPLGELANATSIGTLFAFALVNVAVVILRYKRPEMNRTFRVMLFPLTPILGFGFCAYMMWSLPPATWMVFGGWMAAGLVFYFVYGLRRSRLASAEK, from the coding sequence GTGCTGGATCACGGCGCAGCCCCGCCCGCGACCGAGCCTCCGCCTCTGAAGGCCCAGGGTCTCGCCACCAGGCTCATGCGGCGCAAGCCGGTCGAGCAGCTGGTGTCCGAAGGCGGTCAGGGCGAGGGCGGCGCACTGCGCCGTTCGCTCTCGATGTGGCAGCTGACCATGATCAGCATCGGCGCCACACTGGGCACCGGCATCTTCGTCGTGCTCGGCGAGGCCACCCCGCTCGCCGGCCCGGCCGTGGCGATCTCGTTCGTGATCGCCGGCCTGACCGCGCTCTTCTCGGCGCTGTCCTACGCCGAGCTGGCAGGATCCATCCCGGTCTCCGGCTCCTCGTACTCCTACTCGTACGCCACGATGGGCGAACTCGTCGCCTGGATCTGCGGCTGGTGCCTGGTGCTGGAGTACGGCGTCTCGGTCGCGGCCGTCGCCGTCGGCTGGGGCGAGTACCTCGACGAACTGCTTGCCGGGACCATCGGCGTCACCATCCCCGAGGCCGTCGCCGCGCCGCTCGGCGAGGGCGGCTTCATCAACCTCCCCGCGCTCGTCGTGGTGCTGCTGGCCATGGTCTTCCTGATGGGCGGCGCGAAGGAGAGCGCCCGCGTCAACACGATCATGGTCGTCGTGAAGATCGTGACGCTGCTGCTCTTCATCGGCATCGGTTTCCTGGGCATCAAGGCGGGCAACTACGCCCCGCTGGCTCCGCTCGGCGTCACCGGGATCAGCGCCGCCGCGGCCACCCTGTTCTTCTCGTACATCGGCTTCGACGCCGCCTCCACCGCCGGCGAGGAGGCCAGGAACCCCAAGCGGGACCTGCCGCGCGCGATCATGCTGTCACTGCTGATCGTCACCGTGCTCTACTGCCTCGTGGCACTGGTCGCCGTGGGCGCGATGCCGTGGGAGAACTTCGAGGGCACCGAGGCCGCGCTCGCCCAGATCATGAAGGACGTCACGGGCCAGAGCTTCTGGGGCGTGGTGCTCGCCGCGGGCGCGGTCGTCGCCATCGCCAGCGTCGTCTTCGCCGTGCTGTACGGCCAGACCCGCATCCTGTTCGCGATGTCCCGTGACGGCCTGGTGCCGAAGGTGTTCGCCCGGGTGAACCCGCGCACCGGAGCGCCGCGCGCCAACACCGTGATCGTGTCGCTGTTCTGCGGCATCCTCGCCGCCTTCATCCCGCTGGGTGAACTGGCCAACGCCACCAGCATCGGCACGCTCTTCGCGTTCGCCCTGGTCAATGTGGCCGTCGTCATCCTGCGCTACAAGCGGCCGGAGATGAACCGCACCTTCCGGGTGATGCTGTTCCCCCTCACCCCGATCCTGGGCTTCGGTTTCTGCGCCTACATGATGTGGAGCCTGCCGCCCGCCACGTGGATGGTCTTCGGTGGCTGGATGGCCGCGGGCCTCGTGTTCTACTTCGTCTACGGCCTGCGCCGTTCCCGACTGGCCTCAGCAGAGAAGTGA
- a CDS encoding Lrp/AsnC family transcriptional regulator: MRLNDLDERIVHALAEDARRSYADIGSLVGLSAPAVKRRVDRLRAEGAITGFTVRVDPAALGWETEGFIEIYARSNTSPETIQRGLERYPEVASASTVTGEADAIVQVFAADMRHFERVLERIAGEPFVERTKSVLVLSPLLRRFTSGAPT; this comes from the coding sequence GTGCGACTGAACGATCTCGACGAACGCATCGTCCACGCCCTCGCCGAGGACGCCCGTCGTTCCTATGCCGACATCGGCTCACTGGTCGGCCTGTCCGCGCCCGCCGTGAAGCGGCGCGTGGACAGGCTGCGGGCCGAGGGGGCCATCACCGGCTTCACGGTCCGGGTCGACCCGGCCGCGCTCGGCTGGGAGACCGAGGGCTTCATCGAGATCTACGCACGCAGCAACACCTCGCCCGAGACCATCCAGCGCGGTCTTGAGCGGTATCCCGAGGTCGCGTCCGCCTCCACCGTCACCGGTGAGGCGGACGCGATCGTCCAGGTCTTCGCCGCCGACATGCGCCACTTCGAGCGGGTGCTGGAGCGGATCGCGGGCGAGCCGTTCGTCGAGCGCACCAAATCGGTGCTCGTGCTCTCCCCGTTGCTGCGGCGCTTCACGTCGGGCGCGCCGACGTAG
- a CDS encoding RNA polymerase sigma factor SigF, with protein sequence MSTASTVPTELTQVGVQRPIAAELDLPDVENPGEVAPKDAREISKVFFRRLDSLDEGTHEYQYVRNTLIELNLALVKYAAGRFRNRAEQMEDIVQVGTIGLIKAIDRFELSREVEFATFAVPYIVGEIKRFFRDTSWAVHVPRRLQELRIDLAKAVDELSQRLDHTPSTAELAGHLGLDEEEVIEGVVASNGYTAGSIDMPMDDASDHTAAPLSDRLGAPDSDLEIAENVQALKPLIEELDDRDRKILQMRFGDEMTQSEIGQELGVSQMHVSRLLTRITGRLREGLLVVE encoded by the coding sequence GTGTCCACGGCGAGCACAGTCCCGACCGAACTCACGCAGGTGGGAGTACAGCGCCCGATTGCGGCAGAGCTGGACCTTCCGGACGTGGAGAACCCGGGGGAGGTTGCACCGAAGGACGCACGGGAGATCTCGAAGGTCTTCTTCCGGCGGCTCGACTCGCTGGACGAAGGAACCCACGAATACCAGTACGTACGCAACACCCTGATCGAACTCAATCTGGCACTGGTGAAGTACGCGGCCGGGCGGTTCCGCAACCGTGCGGAGCAGATGGAGGACATCGTCCAGGTCGGCACGATCGGTCTGATCAAGGCGATCGACCGCTTCGAGCTCAGCCGCGAGGTCGAGTTCGCCACTTTCGCCGTCCCGTACATCGTCGGTGAGATCAAGCGCTTCTTCCGGGACACCAGCTGGGCCGTCCATGTGCCGCGCAGGCTCCAGGAGTTGAGGATCGATCTGGCCAAGGCCGTCGACGAACTCTCCCAGCGGCTCGACCACACCCCCTCCACCGCCGAACTCGCCGGGCATCTCGGGCTCGACGAGGAGGAGGTCATCGAGGGCGTGGTGGCCAGCAACGGCTACACCGCGGGTTCGATCGACATGCCGATGGACGACGCCTCCGACCACACCGCGGCCCCGCTGTCCGACCGGCTCGGAGCGCCCGACTCCGACCTCGAGATCGCGGAGAACGTCCAGGCGCTCAAACCGCTGATCGAGGAGCTGGACGACCGGGACCGGAAGATCCTTCAGATGCGGTTCGGCGACGAGATGACCCAGTCCGAGATCGGCCAGGAGCTGGGGGTCTCGCAGATGCACGTCTCGCGGCTGCTGACGCGGATCACCGGGCGGCTGCGAGAAGGACTGCTCGTGGTGGAGTGA
- a CDS encoding carbon-nitrogen hydrolase family protein yields the protein MPLRTALLQSSGRPGSVAENLKVLDEAAGRAAAAGAGLLVCPEMFLTGYAIGDDVPRLAEPADGACAVSVAEIAVRHGLAVLYGYPERNGELIHNSSQLISANGDRLANYRKTHLFGCFEQEWFTPGDQPVVQADLDGIRVGLLICYDVEFPENVRAHALAGTDLLLVPTAQMHPFQFVATSVVPVRAFESQMYIAYVNRTGPEGEFEFVGLSCLASPDGTVRTRAGHGEELVFGEVDPVLLSASRETNPYLRDRRPGLYGSLA from the coding sequence ATGCCCCTGCGCACCGCCCTGCTCCAGAGTTCCGGCCGGCCGGGCTCGGTCGCCGAGAACCTGAAGGTGCTGGACGAGGCCGCGGGCCGCGCGGCCGCCGCCGGTGCCGGGCTGCTGGTGTGCCCCGAGATGTTCCTGACCGGGTACGCGATCGGGGACGACGTGCCCCGACTGGCCGAGCCCGCCGACGGCGCCTGCGCCGTGAGCGTCGCGGAGATCGCCGTGCGCCACGGCCTCGCGGTCCTCTACGGCTACCCCGAGCGCAACGGCGAGCTGATCCACAACTCCTCCCAGCTGATCTCGGCGAACGGCGACCGGCTCGCGAACTACCGCAAGACCCATCTCTTCGGCTGCTTCGAACAGGAGTGGTTCACGCCCGGCGACCAGCCTGTGGTGCAGGCGGACCTCGACGGCATCCGGGTCGGCCTGCTGATCTGCTACGACGTGGAGTTCCCGGAGAACGTCAGGGCGCACGCCCTGGCCGGCACGGATCTGCTGCTGGTGCCCACCGCGCAGATGCACCCCTTCCAGTTCGTGGCCACCTCGGTCGTCCCCGTCCGGGCCTTCGAGAGCCAGATGTACATCGCGTACGTCAACAGGACAGGCCCCGAGGGCGAGTTCGAGTTCGTCGGACTCAGCTGCCTCGCAAGCCCCGACGGAACCGTCCGTACCCGCGCCGGCCACGGCGAGGAGCTGGTGTTCGGCGAGGTCGACCCCGTGCTGCTCAGCGCCTCGCGGGAGACCAACCCCTATCTGCGCGACCGGCGCCCCGGCCTCTACGGCTCCCTCGCCTGA
- a CDS encoding ATP-binding protein has protein sequence MNAEPHVVIEESRRHDTGDGSGSAGARSATAAFLLQHCPWADPDAVLLVVSELVANAVRHTAGWWRLHLTAGADTLVVAMEDSSPQQPVARRPDLGGGGGFGWHMVQNLAGRVEVRPLPHGKRVQATWIRSAAGAPSGC, from the coding sequence ATGAACGCAGAACCGCACGTCGTGATCGAGGAGTCACGGCGTCACGACACAGGTGACGGATCAGGCAGCGCAGGCGCCCGGTCGGCCACCGCGGCGTTCCTGCTCCAGCACTGCCCCTGGGCGGATCCGGACGCGGTGCTCCTGGTCGTCTCCGAGCTGGTCGCCAACGCGGTACGGCACACCGCGGGCTGGTGGCGGCTGCATCTGACGGCGGGCGCGGACACCCTGGTCGTCGCGATGGAGGACTCCAGCCCGCAGCAGCCCGTCGCGCGCCGGCCGGACCTCGGCGGCGGCGGCGGCTTCGGCTGGCACATGGTGCAGAACCTGGCGGGGCGGGTGGAGGTCCGGCCCCTGCCGCACGGGAAGCGGGTGCAGGCGACCTGGATACGCAGCGCGGCGGGCGCCCCTTCCGGCTGCTGA
- a CDS encoding flavin monoamine oxidase family protein, whose amino-acid sequence MTSTVPTTAVQHSDAQPPITMFGPDFPYAYDDYLAHPAGIGQIPATEHGTEVAVIGGGLSGIVAAYELMKMGLKPVVYEADKIGGRLRTVGFDGCDPELSAEMGAMRFPPSSTALQHYIDLVGLTTQPFPNPLAPCTPSTVVDLKGESHYAETIDDLPQVYRDVMDAWNACLEEGADFSDMNRAMRERDVPRIREIWAKLVEKLDNQTFYGFLCDSEAFKSFRHREIFGQVGFGTGGWDTDFPNSILEILRVVYSEADDHHRGIVEGSQQLPLRLWDREPAKIVHWPLGTSLSSLHDGDPKPAVTRLHRTAGNRITVTDASGDIRTYQAAIFTAQSWMLLSKIACDDSLFPIDHWTAMERTHYMESSKLFVPVDRPFWLDKDEITGRDTMSMTLTDRMTRGTYLLDNGPDKPAVICLSYTWCDDSLKWLPLSANERMEVMLKSLGEIYPNVDIRSHIIGNPVTVSWENEPYFMGAFKANLPGHYRYQRRLFTHFMQDRLPEDKRGIFLAGDDISWTAGWAEGAVQTALNAVWGVMHQFGGATDPTNPGPGDLYDEIAPVELPED is encoded by the coding sequence ATGACGTCCACGGTGCCCACCACCGCCGTCCAGCACAGCGACGCGCAGCCGCCCATCACCATGTTCGGCCCGGACTTCCCGTACGCGTACGACGACTATCTGGCCCACCCCGCGGGCATCGGCCAGATACCGGCGACCGAGCACGGCACGGAGGTCGCGGTCATCGGCGGCGGCCTCTCCGGCATCGTCGCCGCGTACGAGCTGATGAAGATGGGCCTCAAGCCGGTCGTCTACGAGGCGGACAAGATCGGCGGCCGGCTGCGCACCGTCGGCTTCGACGGCTGCGACCCTGAGCTCTCCGCCGAGATGGGCGCCATGCGCTTCCCGCCCTCCTCGACGGCGCTGCAGCACTACATCGACCTGGTGGGCCTGACCACGCAGCCGTTCCCCAACCCGCTCGCCCCGTGCACCCCGTCGACGGTCGTGGACCTCAAGGGCGAGTCGCACTACGCCGAGACCATCGACGACCTGCCGCAGGTCTACCGCGATGTGATGGACGCCTGGAACGCCTGTCTGGAGGAGGGCGCGGACTTCTCCGACATGAACCGCGCCATGCGTGAGCGCGACGTCCCGCGCATCCGGGAGATCTGGGCCAAGCTGGTCGAGAAGCTCGACAACCAGACGTTCTACGGCTTCCTCTGCGACTCCGAGGCCTTCAAGTCCTTCCGGCACCGAGAGATCTTCGGCCAGGTCGGCTTCGGCACCGGAGGCTGGGACACCGACTTCCCCAACTCCATCCTGGAGATCCTGCGGGTCGTCTACTCCGAGGCCGACGACCACCACCGCGGCATCGTCGAGGGCAGCCAGCAGCTGCCGCTGCGCCTGTGGGACCGCGAGCCGGCCAAGATCGTCCACTGGCCCCTCGGTACGTCGCTGAGCTCGCTGCACGACGGCGACCCGAAGCCGGCCGTGACCCGCCTCCACCGCACCGCGGGCAACCGGATCACCGTCACCGACGCCTCCGGCGACATCCGCACCTACCAGGCGGCGATCTTCACCGCGCAGTCCTGGATGCTGCTGTCCAAGATCGCGTGTGACGACTCGCTCTTCCCCATCGACCACTGGACGGCGATGGAGCGCACCCACTACATGGAGTCCTCCAAGCTGTTCGTCCCGGTCGACCGTCCGTTCTGGCTCGACAAGGACGAGATCACCGGCCGCGACACGATGTCGATGACCCTCACCGACCGGATGACCCGCGGCACGTACCTGCTCGACAACGGGCCGGACAAGCCCGCCGTCATCTGCCTCTCGTACACCTGGTGCGACGACAGCCTCAAGTGGCTGCCGCTGTCCGCGAACGAGCGGATGGAGGTCATGCTGAAGTCGCTCGGCGAGATCTACCCGAACGTCGACATCCGCAGCCACATCATCGGCAACCCGGTCACGGTGTCGTGGGAGAACGAGCCGTACTTCATGGGCGCGTTCAAGGCGAACCTGCCCGGTCACTACCGCTACCAGCGCCGCCTGTTCACGCACTTCATGCAGGACCGTCTCCCCGAGGACAAGCGCGGCATCTTCCTGGCCGGCGACGACATCTCGTGGACGGCGGGCTGGGCCGAGGGAGCCGTGCAGACCGCGCTGAACGCCGTGTGGGGCGTGATGCACCAGTTCGGCGGAGCCACCGACCCCACCAACCCGGGCCCCGGCGACCTCTACGACGAGATCGCGCCGGTCGAGCTGCCCGAGGACTGA
- a CDS encoding sensor histidine kinase, with amino-acid sequence MRRRLRRPTIRGRIVTLTVIPVVALLMLWSFAMVSVTGDLRALVRLQGVYESFGTPIDTAVGQIQIERRLSAEYLGTARNRSEAALAALMRQQRNTDRTVAEMRDAIGDGERRSELSGRQRESVDAMGAAVDRLDGLRERVLARDITWDGSIEAYTGIVEPAFDVQSTLTALQAGQLAREAQVVVELVRVREFVSREDAFVAGARATGGLTDRQYDTLTATIEDRRVFHRTYVPDLAADSRRLFTDFERTGEYRALVAGEDALLRAGASGAGAAMATDSWRTTTDRAVKRYMLLCTESALNAADRGRAYAYDEMVKAAVVGGVGLIAVGLSIWFSMTSGRRISRRLEELRDAADVLASRQLPEVMERLAAGERIDPAAAAPPLDFGAEAKDLDEIGQVGQALNTARLAAVEAAVKQATLRRGVFAVLLNIARRNQALVHRQSKLVDTLERRTSDPDTLEDLFRIDHLTTRMRRHAEGLIILAGATPGRRWRKPVPVVDVVGAAVGEIEDYTRVVVPPMPSVGVSAQAVADVVHLIAELVENAAAFSPPHTQVTMRTSEVRNGFVLEIDDRGLGMDDTELEEAHGTLARPGDFDPAQDERLGLYIVGRLAERHGIGVTLTRSPYGGTTAVVLLPSAVLAPVVPTDVPAGARAHRPEGTTGEEPARPTHEAGSYGASPLPHRGHGETDVLPRRDRERGPDRPGAGVPRDDAGRRTQAGASFDEHDGEDTSAPAEAPAGVLPQRQRSRGADRGDGSSHSGRGVAGQPGRDQGEHGGPLPQRGRGESDGPAERGTGDTAEAFGGHGDVLPQRRAESGELPERGRGDGPAEPGPVEAAGEVVPHALPTRVRQASLAAPLRDAPTAAETAPAREVSADEMRSIFGSFQRGLDRGRRGEPAGPASASSTPRPRTTDEGTHDDA; translated from the coding sequence ATGCGACGGCGACTTCGCCGCCCCACGATCCGCGGCCGGATCGTGACACTCACCGTCATACCGGTCGTCGCGCTCCTGATGCTGTGGAGCTTCGCCATGGTCTCCGTCACCGGCGACCTCCGCGCCCTGGTCAGACTGCAGGGGGTGTACGAGAGCTTCGGTACGCCCATCGACACCGCCGTGGGCCAGATCCAGATCGAACGCCGGCTCTCCGCGGAGTATCTCGGCACCGCACGCAACCGCAGCGAGGCCGCCCTCGCCGCGCTGATGCGGCAGCAAAGGAACACCGACCGGACCGTCGCCGAGATGCGCGACGCGATCGGCGACGGTGAGCGGCGATCCGAGCTCTCCGGCCGTCAGCGGGAGTCCGTCGACGCGATGGGAGCGGCCGTCGACCGCCTCGACGGGCTGCGGGAGCGGGTGCTGGCCAGAGACATCACCTGGGACGGGTCGATCGAGGCCTACACCGGGATCGTCGAGCCGGCCTTCGACGTGCAGTCCACGCTCACCGCGCTGCAGGCCGGCCAGCTCGCGCGTGAAGCGCAGGTCGTCGTGGAACTGGTGCGGGTCCGCGAGTTCGTCTCCCGCGAGGACGCCTTCGTCGCGGGGGCCCGCGCCACCGGAGGCCTCACGGACCGGCAGTACGACACCCTCACCGCCACCATCGAGGACCGGCGGGTCTTCCACCGCACCTATGTCCCCGATCTGGCCGCCGACTCCCGCAGACTGTTCACCGACTTCGAGCGCACCGGCGAGTACCGGGCGCTCGTGGCGGGCGAGGACGCGCTGCTGCGGGCCGGAGCGTCCGGTGCGGGCGCGGCCATGGCCACCGACTCCTGGCGTACGACCACCGACCGGGCGGTCAAGCGCTACATGCTCCTGTGCACCGAGTCGGCGCTCAACGCCGCGGACCGCGGACGGGCCTACGCCTACGACGAGATGGTCAAGGCCGCGGTCGTCGGCGGGGTGGGGCTGATCGCGGTCGGGCTCTCCATCTGGTTCTCGATGACGAGCGGCCGGCGGATCTCCCGGCGCCTGGAGGAACTGCGCGACGCCGCGGACGTACTGGCCAGCCGTCAGCTGCCCGAGGTGATGGAACGCCTCGCCGCAGGCGAGCGGATCGACCCCGCGGCCGCGGCACCGCCGCTCGACTTCGGCGCCGAGGCCAAGGACCTGGACGAGATCGGCCAGGTCGGCCAGGCCCTCAACACGGCACGCCTCGCGGCTGTCGAGGCGGCCGTCAAGCAGGCGACCCTGCGCCGCGGGGTGTTCGCCGTGCTGCTCAACATCGCCCGGCGCAACCAGGCGCTGGTGCACCGCCAGTCCAAGCTCGTCGACACCCTGGAGCGGCGTACCAGCGATCCGGACACGCTGGAGGACCTGTTCCGCATCGACCACCTGACGACCCGTATGCGCCGCCACGCGGAGGGCCTGATCATCCTCGCCGGCGCCACGCCGGGACGCCGGTGGCGCAAGCCGGTGCCGGTCGTGGACGTCGTCGGCGCCGCGGTGGGCGAGATCGAGGACTACACCCGGGTCGTCGTGCCGCCCATGCCCTCGGTGGGCGTGAGCGCGCAGGCGGTGGCGGACGTGGTGCACCTGATCGCCGAGCTCGTCGAGAACGCCGCGGCGTTCTCCCCGCCGCACACCCAGGTGACCATGCGGACGAGCGAGGTCCGCAACGGCTTCGTCCTGGAGATCGACGACCGTGGCCTCGGCATGGACGACACCGAGCTGGAGGAAGCCCACGGGACGCTCGCCAGGCCCGGCGACTTCGACCCGGCGCAGGACGAGCGTCTGGGCCTGTACATCGTGGGCCGGCTGGCGGAGCGGCACGGCATCGGCGTGACGCTCACGAGGTCCCCGTACGGCGGCACGACGGCGGTGGTGCTGCTCCCCAGCGCGGTCCTCGCCCCGGTCGTACCGACGGACGTCCCGGCGGGGGCGCGGGCCCACCGGCCGGAGGGCACGACGGGGGAGGAGCCGGCGCGGCCCACCCACGAGGCAGGCTCCTACGGTGCGAGCCCGCTTCCCCACCGCGGCCACGGTGAGACGGACGTGTTGCCCCGCCGTGACCGGGAACGCGGCCCGGACAGGCCGGGTGCCGGGGTGCCGCGGGATGACGCGGGCCGGCGGACGCAGGCGGGCGCCTCGTTCGACGAGCACGATGGTGAGGACACGTCCGCCCCCGCCGAGGCGCCGGCCGGTGTGCTTCCGCAGCGACAGCGCAGTCGGGGCGCGGACCGCGGCGACGGCTCGTCGCACAGTGGTCGTGGCGTAGCCGGGCAGCCCGGGCGTGACCAGGGGGAACACGGCGGTCCCCTGCCGCAGCGCGGTCGCGGCGAGTCCGATGGGCCGGCCGAGCGCGGTACGGGGGACACGGCGGAGGCGTTCGGCGGCCACGGCGATGTACTGCCGCAGCGCCGCGCCGAGTCCGGCGAGCTGCCCGAGCGAGGCCGGGGTGATGGTCCTGCCGAGCCCGGCCCGGTCGAGGCGGCCGGCGAGGTGGTGCCGCATGCGTTGCCCACACGGGTGCGGCAGGCCTCCCTGGCCGCGCCCCTGCGGGACGCGCCCACCGCGGCGGAGACCGCGCCCGCACGGGAGGTGTCCGCGGACGAGATGCGTTCCATCTTCGGGTCGTTCCAGCGTGGGCTGGACCGCGGCCGCAGGGGCGAACCCGCAGGACCGGCGTCGGCGAGCAGCACGCCACGCCCTCGCACCACCGATGAAGGGACGCACGACGATGCCTGA
- a CDS encoding DUF742 domain-containing protein, translating to MSDTWYEDETGPMVRPYTVTRGRTRPAAEHSFDLMSRISATVADGTESRLDHARSSLLELVRRAPRPVAEIAADADLPLTVVRVLLADLAEAGLITVSAPAVRTGLEDPDLLRDIVHALRRL from the coding sequence GTGAGCGACACCTGGTACGAGGACGAGACCGGCCCCATGGTGCGGCCGTACACCGTCACCCGGGGCCGGACCCGGCCCGCCGCCGAGCACTCGTTCGATCTGATGTCGAGGATCTCGGCGACGGTGGCCGACGGCACCGAGTCACGGCTCGACCACGCCCGCAGCTCGCTGCTGGAGCTCGTTCGCCGCGCGCCGCGCCCCGTCGCGGAGATCGCCGCCGACGCGGACCTGCCGCTCACGGTCGTCCGCGTACTGCTGGCCGACCTCGCCGAGGCCGGCCTGATCACCGTGTCCGCACCCGCCGTGCGCACCGGTCTGGAGGACCCCGACCTGCTGCGCGACATCGTCCACGCCCTGCGCAGGCTGTGA